A single window of Pseudomonas lutea DNA harbors:
- a CDS encoding ABC transporter substrate-binding protein gives MRNTSNIAVRLTVVACAVLGASAGAATAAQAATTVTPGQFKVGMEITYPPFESYDEKKNVVGADPDLSRLLAKHLELKPEFIDTKFSSLILSLNAGHYDAIISGMYITPERQTQAQTIPYAVTGAAIMVLKDSPLKPKVPEDLCGLKVGLEKGTTWVTQFNKLSAEYCVPKGKGAVAVSEFPSAPEVTQALLSGNVQAQVEIDGAAGMIAERTKGRVVVSTEHSIYQQTLGIYVKKGNDELYQALLKAFDETKKSGEYAALLKKYNLEEPKN, from the coding sequence GTGCTCGGCGCGTCAGCAGGCGCGGCGACGGCCGCACAGGCCGCCACGACTGTTACACCCGGGCAGTTCAAGGTGGGCATGGAAATTACCTACCCGCCGTTCGAATCCTACGACGAGAAGAAAAACGTCGTGGGCGCCGACCCTGACCTATCGCGCCTGCTTGCCAAGCATCTGGAGCTCAAACCCGAGTTCATCGATACCAAATTCTCCAGCCTGATCCTCAGCCTGAATGCCGGCCACTATGACGCGATCATTTCCGGCATGTACATCACGCCGGAGCGCCAGACGCAGGCTCAAACCATTCCCTACGCCGTGACAGGCGCCGCGATCATGGTGCTCAAGGACAGCCCGCTCAAACCCAAAGTGCCGGAGGACCTGTGTGGGCTTAAGGTCGGCCTGGAAAAAGGCACCACCTGGGTGACCCAGTTCAACAAACTGTCCGCCGAGTACTGCGTACCGAAAGGCAAAGGCGCGGTCGCCGTCAGCGAATTCCCTTCAGCGCCCGAAGTGACTCAGGCGCTGCTGTCAGGCAACGTCCAGGCACAAGTGGAAATCGACGGCGCCGCCGGCATGATCGCCGAGCGCACCAAGGGCCGCGTGGTGGTCAGCACCGAACATTCGATCTACCAGCAAACGCTCGGCATCTATGTGAAGAAGGGCAATGACGAGTTGTATCAGGCATTGCTGAAGGCCTTCGACGAGACCAAGAAATCCGGCGAATACGCGGCGCTGCTGAAGAAATACAACCTGGAAGAGCCCAAGAACTGA
- a CDS encoding amino acid ABC transporter permease/ATP-binding protein produces the protein MQFEWSYFFSLFSVADFWESCITVIELSALGWFIGMLLGFLLASAKLSTARWISVPASIYIWFFRSVPLLVLVVFTYNLPQMFPVPRDVLSNPFYSGLLALVVTEAAYMAEIHRGGLISVAKGQKEAGRALGVGLIGMQRLIVIPQAFRISLPTLVNEYITVVKLTSLVSVISLTELLTVGQRLYAQNFLVMETLSAVAVYYVMIVTVFGWLFHWLEQHLELSNRKPQTLDDAALVALRTRLGSQSAQAPQPSARAGSAPALQLVNIQKRYAQHEVLKGIDLKVEAGQVISIIGPSGSGKTTLIRTVNSLETIDQGEIILFGEGYIHAGDNPNAPQIRRGIQRIGMVFQNFNLFPHRTILDNVTLAPRYHGRDRVVSEQRAYALLDKVGLLAHAHKYPHQLSGGQQQRVAIARALAMDPQIMLFDEPTSALDPELVGDVLKVIADLAKEGMTMLIVTHEMDFALSISDRVIFMENGIVQNDAAPHAILADQCGERVRKFMGLDSHSPSPHNVSKSRLAGEVG, from the coding sequence ATGCAATTCGAATGGTCCTACTTTTTTTCTTTGTTCTCGGTCGCTGACTTCTGGGAATCCTGCATCACGGTCATCGAGCTCAGCGCGTTGGGTTGGTTCATCGGCATGCTATTGGGGTTTCTGCTGGCATCGGCCAAGCTTTCGACAGCGCGCTGGATCAGCGTCCCGGCGTCGATTTATATCTGGTTTTTCCGCAGCGTCCCGCTGCTGGTGCTGGTGGTGTTCACCTACAACTTGCCGCAGATGTTCCCGGTGCCCCGTGACGTGCTTTCCAACCCGTTTTACTCAGGCCTCCTGGCGCTTGTGGTGACCGAAGCAGCTTATATGGCGGAGATCCACCGGGGTGGCCTCATTTCGGTGGCGAAAGGTCAGAAGGAAGCGGGCCGCGCGCTGGGTGTCGGCCTGATCGGCATGCAGCGTCTGATTGTCATCCCGCAGGCTTTCCGCATCTCCCTGCCCACGCTGGTCAACGAATACATCACGGTGGTGAAACTGACCTCGCTGGTGTCGGTGATTTCCCTCACCGAACTGCTGACGGTGGGGCAGCGCCTGTACGCGCAAAACTTTCTGGTGATGGAGACCCTGTCGGCCGTTGCCGTGTACTACGTGATGATCGTGACGGTCTTCGGCTGGCTGTTTCACTGGCTGGAGCAGCATCTGGAACTGAGCAACCGCAAGCCGCAGACCCTCGACGACGCTGCGCTTGTCGCCCTGCGGACTCGCCTGGGCAGTCAGTCCGCACAGGCCCCGCAACCCTCTGCGCGTGCTGGCTCGGCGCCCGCGCTGCAACTGGTCAACATCCAGAAACGCTACGCGCAGCACGAGGTGCTCAAGGGCATCGATCTGAAAGTAGAAGCGGGCCAGGTCATTTCGATCATCGGCCCGTCAGGCTCGGGCAAGACCACGCTGATTCGTACGGTGAACAGTCTGGAAACCATCGACCAAGGCGAAATCATCCTGTTCGGCGAGGGCTACATTCACGCCGGCGACAATCCCAACGCCCCGCAGATCCGCCGTGGGATTCAGCGCATCGGCATGGTGTTTCAGAACTTCAACCTGTTCCCCCATCGCACCATTCTTGACAACGTGACCCTGGCCCCGCGCTATCACGGCCGCGACCGCGTGGTGAGTGAACAACGCGCTTATGCCCTGCTCGACAAGGTCGGGCTGCTGGCCCACGCGCACAAGTACCCGCATCAATTATCAGGTGGTCAGCAGCAACGGGTGGCAATCGCGCGCGCGCTGGCCATGGATCCGCAGATCATGTTGTTTGACGAACCGACCTCCGCGCTGGACCCGGAGCTGGTCGGTGACGTGCTCAAAGTGATCGCCGACCTGGCGAAAGAAGGCATGACGATGTTGATCGTTACCCACGAAATGGACTTCGCCCTGTCGATTTCCGATCGGGTGATCTTCATGGAAAACGGCATCGTCCAGAACGATGCCGCGCCGCACGCCATTCTGGCCGACCAATGCGGCGAGCGGGTGCGCAAGTTCATGGGGCTGGATTCGCATTCACCGAGCCCGCACAACGTCAGTAAAAGCCGGCTTGCTGGCGAGGTCGGTTAG